In the Lysinibacillus sp. PLM2 genome, one interval contains:
- a CDS encoding heat-shock protein Hsp20, protein MFDLSPFRQRTDELFNHVEKVFAEMLNESNFPILSEQMKSLRSEFTEGKDAYFVEVGVPGFAKEDIQINLENNKLTIFAKRDERNEMRDKDDQIIRYQRQFGQFVRQFYVRNIDQDRVKAQLDKGLLKIKLPKLTLGDTGNLKRIEID, encoded by the coding sequence ATGTTTGATTTGAGCCCATTTCGTCAAAGAACCGATGAATTATTCAATCATGTTGAAAAGGTTTTCGCAGAAATGTTAAATGAAAGCAATTTTCCTATACTCAGCGAACAAATGAAATCACTCCGTTCAGAATTTACTGAGGGGAAAGATGCTTACTTTGTAGAGGTGGGTGTGCCGGGCTTTGCAAAAGAAGATATTCAAATTAATTTAGAAAATAATAAGTTAACAATCTTTGCAAAACGTGATGAACGAAATGAGATGCGAGATAAGGATGATCAAATTATTCGCTATCAAAGGCAGTTTGGACAATTCGTTCGTCAATTTTATGTTCGTAATATTGACCAAGATCGAGTGAAAGCACAATTAGATAAAGGGTTATTGAAAATTAAACTCCCAAAGCTAACACTTGGGGATACTGGCAACCTAAAGCGTATTGAAATCGACTAA